The nucleotide sequence TGCTTGATCACAAGAAGATTACACAAACCTCCTACTGTAAGTTTCGaccatatttcttttttcaaaacgtcgtgCCTTTTGTACAACCAATTCAAATATGTAACTGGATCTGACGTATAGAGCTGAATTCCGCTGAGCAAACGATTCTCAGGCGGTGAAGATGCTGCAGAAAAGATACCTTTCAGCTTGATTTGAAGGGTCATCACTTTTTGGAGAATATCACCAGAGATTCGTAACTGTTCATCGAGAGCAGGGCCTCTGACATAGGTCTCGATCTTCGATTGATTTTTAACAAACGCGTCGTGAAGCTGCGAAAGATGACTATGCAATGTTTCAGCTTCTATCACATTAAGATCTTTTTTCGATTCTATCAATTCGATCTGCTCGATCAGAAGTTTCTGTTTTCTCAACAGCGAGTCGAGAAAATCAACGATGACGCGAGGACGTTCGGTTTGATTGAAATGTTCATTCACCAACGAACTTGTTGGTGGCGCCGGTGAAATGGTTTTCATCGCCgagatttctttcaatttcacttGGATTGAACGCACTTTTTGTTGAACTTTTTGTGAGATTTCAACTTGATCATCAGACAAGACGTCTTCAATTAATGTGATGATTTCGCTCTGATTCACGATGAATTTTTCCTCATACTGGTTCAACTGTCCGGACTGAACTTCCGCTTCTTTTAAGTTCATATCGTCTGCCGGCTCTAACGAATCGatcatttttatgtaaaatttctgtttACGGATCAGCGAAGGTAAACCAGAGATAGTAGCATGTTTATCGTTCACCTTTGTATCAGATGCTGTCTGCGATATTGTATAAACCGGCGAGAAAAATCGTAGCAATGTTTTTTCCAGATGAAGCACCTGTTTTTGCATGAAATCTACAATAATGCAGTATTTGTTTGAGAGACCAGAGTAGTACAACCTACTTAGACGAGCTTTTGAGAACTGTGTATCGAGGAAAACGAGACGATCGTGAAACGTTGAAGCTTCTTCTGAACTGATCTCATTTCCCTTTTCCAGTATAGCGAGTTCCATTTTCGTGACTTCTATACACACTTGGTCCAATTCCAATGACATTTCCTCAGGTTCCATTGTTTAAATTCGAGGGACTCGTTGGCTCGGAGAACTCcgtcgaaaaattcgaaaatcacaCGAAGCAGGTTTCGTGTAGTCAAACaacgagtaggtattattaaaACTGTTGTTTTGTTCAGTTCAACTGGATACAAAATATGTTGACTTTTCAACACAAACGTATTAACGTAGCAATTAGcaatggtattttatcctactagtaaaataaagtgatttttgacgatttttgaggtttatttcccgagcaaagcgagggaagtaattaaaaatcgccgaaaatcactttatttgactagttgaataacatattttatccaaacgtgtgaagaaaacgcgcatttgatcactcgagcgactagcgagagtgaataaagtagtgttttattctactagtaggataaaaaaatacacgcaaCATCTACATCAAATTCACtactcaaaaattaataatttagaagccaacaattttttttcttcattcaaagACATGCATCAAACGACTCTTTTTGCTGATATATGtacgattttctcatttttgtttaaaatacgtttGCACTTTGCAAATactaattgcaattactcaaatttgaatcaattagcttcaaatttgagtaattgaaaaaatttgtagttgCGCTGGAAGGTCTGGAATATTAACCGGGAATGGTGAAATTGAGTTCGAaggagttgatatttttttccaggcaaatttttatcattttaactGAATAACCactaatgataattttttgaaaaaaggatctttggataataaatttcaagttatttaaccgaaaattggaatttaaaaaaaaattataaaaacctaggcaattttttgcattttttttttcatgcgaataaaaacgattttctcaaattgaatTGAGTTTAATATTAATAAGAAGAAATATTCACGAGATgctgataaaaaataaaatatctgaACCTGAAAATTCTCTGCAGCCTGCACACACAATATATGAAGCTATCAATAATCCATACCTGAGTACCTTTAAGTAAGATCCACATGTTTGTAACGAGAGAAAGATAATCAGAAGTTTCACGAGTTGGAATTTGGAAATACTTGTGTAATTCAGAATAGgtagtgaattttttgacatagcTTCCACAATGCTCTGGATCATTTTAGAGAAATTTAGGCACAGAAATTAAGTTCTCATCCACTgcattttaaaacgttttctTGCTTTGAAGGCTTCCATATACTCAAAGATCAACACATGTTTGGGAGATCGAAGTAGGTTTTACCGTTTTACACAGTTCGATAATACATCTACATAGTACCTCTATCTATCCAACTATTTCGTCATTCGTTCAAGGCTCAAGagtagaaaaatatcattttcgtATGTTTCGACGTGGTCTTGAGAAGAAATTAGAAACAATGGTTCATGTGAAAAACTCGACTCATTTGTACAAAAATCTACAAGTATTATAACAAGTGGAAAATGGAAAGTagtaacgaaaaaattttttccacaaaattttacagcATTGAACTCCAAAATTTCGAAGTCGTAGAATACATTTCAAcgagtttttagaaaaaaaaatcaaaatacatggATGCCTTGAAAATACGAAGTACGTACAAGTATAGGTATATGTAGAAAGGTGCCCAATAAGGTACGTGAAACAatcgttttttaaataaagaatCACCttagttttaaatttatttttttagcaatgAAAACAAGTTGAGCAAAATATTCGTATAATAAATTTATGTAAGAAATTATATGCATATTgactaaatacaaattttaaaaataatcaatgcATCTAATTTAACataattaaagatttttttgagtaatataaaatgaaataaaaaaattggagaataaCATTACTTCCAATATAAAAAAATGCTTAGTTTACAAACCAATCATGAAAAAAGATACAATAAGATCAACAAACTAAACCAATTTCGCTAATACCTAAATTTATTGGAAGTTGAACATGCGAGTCAGTCTTCCAGAATAGGAATCGTACAGCTCCATGAGTCATGCCAATGGTAGCGTGCAACTCCCATTTGTTTATTACAATGATCTTCATATTTACAAATGACTTCTTCAACTGCATCAGAAACTTTTTTCAGTTCCCTGAGATCGTACGAAGATTCAGCGACAAATGGTTCGATCTTCTTTCGGTATGAAATGAGACACTCGTTGAGTTGCTTGATCTCAGGAAGTCTACACCTATGTGTTTTTTTAACTATCGACCATAACTCTCTTTTCAAAATGTCGTGTATTTGGTACAACTCAGAAACTTTGAGCTGAACTCCGTCGGACAAACCATTCTCAGGCGGTGAAGCCTCTGCAGAAAAAATCTCCTTCAGCTTGATTTGAAGGGTCATCACTTTTTGGAGAATATCGCCAGAGATTCTCAACTGTTCATCAAGAGCAGGACCGCTGACATAAGTTTCGATCTTCGATTGATTTTTAACAAACGCGTCGTGAAGCTGCGAAAGATGACTATGCAATGTTTCAGCTTCTACCGCATTGAGATCTTTTTTCGATTCTATTAATTCGATCTGCTCGATCACagatttctgttttttcaactGCGAGTCGAGAAAATCAACGATGACGCGAGGACGTTCGGTTTGATTGAACTGCTCATTCACTAACGAACTCGTTGGCGGCGCCGGTGAGATAGTTTTCATCGCCGTAATTTCTTTCAGTTTTGCTTGAATTTTACGTACATTTTGTTGAACTTCCTGCGAGATTTCAACTTGCGCATCGAATGAGGCGTCTTCCACCAATGTGATGATTTCGCTCTGATTCACGATGAATTTTTCCTCATATTGGCTCAGTTGTTCGGACTGAACTTCCGCTTCTTTTGAGTTCATATCGTTTGCCGGGTCCAACGAATCGATCATTTTCACGTAAAATTTCTGTTTACTGATCAGCGAAGGTAAATCAGAGATAATAGCGAGTTTATCGTTCACCTTTGTATCAGAAGATGGAGTCTGCGATATTGTATAAACCGGCGAGAAAAATCGTAGCAATGATTTTTCCAGATGaagcacttttttttgtatgaaatcTGCAATAGTGCAAAAGTTTTGTAACCTGTTACTGCCGGTCAACCAATTTTGGAGAGTTTTTGAGAATTGTTCATAAAGGAAAATCAGGCGATCGTGAAACGTTGAAGCTTCTTCTAAACTCACCTCATTCCTTTTTTCCAATATAGCGAGTTCCAATTTCGTGAGTTCCAAACACACTTCGTCCAATGACAAATCCCCAGGTTTAAATTCCATTGTTTAAATTCTAGGAACTCGTTGGCAAACTCCGTCgaagaattcgaaaatcacaCAAGACAGGTTTGGTAGTAAGACGACGAATAATAAAACTAGGTTTGTTCACTGTTCAAGTTCAACGATacaaaatatcttgaaatttcaacaccaACGTTAATgttgcaattttcaaacaaacacGCAATAGGGTATAACACAGCACGACAGCAGGAACCAAAACATTAAACAATATTAAAATGACAGTTGGTTTCGATTCGAACAGAGAACCGACGAGACGAACCgaaacaaagaaaaagaaaatacgatacgatacgataccgATCTTGAATAAATATGGCAAATACACAATGAAGTTTGAACTAgaacaagttttgattttgaagttttttgaacgAGAAAGGCTGTAGTAAACCTGTAACCCTCAGTAAATCACtacacctagacctacctattagGGAAAAGAAGATATAATTATTCCTAATcctaacgattttttttaacgatgagTGTCTACGCGGTCTACGTTATACttgttgaaaagtgaaaattttctttcataaattGACATTTGAATTTGACACATACAAATTATTGGTACTTCGAAAAGTTCCGAAAGTTtgaaataggaaattttatcacctttaattttatttcttataaaattttataaaaatcaaaaatccactCTTTTTGATATTGTATATTgtgattattgattttgaaatttgaatttaaatttaaaatcaacaaaatttgctAGTGATAGTGAACGACGGATTTGAACTGgaatttggtaaatttaaaaaataaaaactgacagAATGGGGAAACTAAGCTTTGATTTGTGTTCATCAGTTCAAAGTGTCCTacgcttgatttttttgtagcaGGCGAATCAAAGGGTAACTTTTCTCATTCAATTATTGTCTTCTCGCCAAATTTGCTTATTGCAAATGTAGGTAACACTAGGGTATAATGAATTGAAACTTTTATTACGGATATAAACATACAAAATTGAATACGATACATgcggtataggtacctacttaattgacACTTCGTAAGTTATTATCTATAcgatataaaatataaaacagaTAAATGATAAAAACATAATATAGGTAATAGAAAATACTTCGTTTCACAGGTTACACTTACATAGATATGTTTAAGTCATCGAGATAATAAGTACGCGAAgcaaatagaagaaaaaatgtcTACTCCTCTTAAAAGCTTTCTTTGATTCTCGCCTTGAATTCTTCATACACCTCAGATGGGACCGGTTTCACATCGTAAAACCAACCTAATAACTCTGGCAAATACTCGTATTCGTCATAATCTAAAAGATGTGAAAACATAGCGAATTCATTCAAATCCAACCTCTCCAATCTATTCAATTTATATTTAGTCGTTTCTTCGGCACTGGGGAaaatccaattcaaaaaatcaccaagtcGATGCAGCAAATCGTCATTAAACTCGGAGTCATTGCAATAATTCTGGTTCACTTCGTCGATTACATCGTGGAATATTTTATCGATAGAAAAACTTTTCTTAAATTTCAGTAAGGCTTCTCCGTCACCCAAACACCACGTCATTAATTTACTGAAACAATTTATCTCGAAATAATGCCAACAAAATTCgcgtttttgtaatttcgatttGCAAGCTTGAGAAAAACGTCGCTTTTCCACTGCGAGCTCTTCAGGAGTAAGAACCTGTTGGACAATTTTCATCATCGCATCGATCTTCTCCTCTTCGTTCCAATCAGTATAATGCTTGCAACTAGTGAAAAGGGAGGAAAGCAGTTGTTTCTTCAGATTCGAGGCCGACGTCGGATCATCGTGGAAGGTCTCATCGATCAATTTACTCATTTCACTCCAATTATCGGcatcgaaaaaaaagttacttctTTTTAGAGATTTCGACTGCAGTACTCGCTTCGTGAATTCTTGAGCAGCTTTTACGTCGATCGAATAAACTTCTAATTGGGACTTGAACTTTTCTATACCATTTATGCGATGAAGGTTTTTTGCACAATGTTCGCTCATTGTGGGTGAAtccgtaatattttttttataaagcaATCGATCTTTCAAGCTTGGTAAACATAAGTAGATTACATCAGTCATCAAACGAGGATCGTAAATGTTCATCCCGAATGCGATTGCATTGTTCAGCATCAACTGTCTTCGAGTATCCGCGTTTACCAGCGATAAAAACTTATACAAAAACTTCAGAGCGTATTCTTTCTTCGCATACTTTGACGCTGCTTCGTGTACAGTGAGACCATCTTCCTCAAAATCCGAATAATCGGCTATTGGCATTAAATCGCCAAACtgagatggtgaaaaaatcacattcacTAGGTGCTTAGCTGCATACGTCTTCAACTGGATGGCAGCCGTATCCCATAAGTCTATGAGCATCTGCATATCTTTATCGAACCCGATTCTagcttggaatattttttccacTACTCTGGCAAATTGTTTGGCAGTCATCgcatttttcgaatatttccaTGCCCAACATACAAGCGAAGGTGATTTCACTAAGagccaaaaatttattataatctCATCGGGTACCGTCGATAACAGATGAAGTTGCTCAGCCGACGTCATCATGGAGAATAattgattttggccaaaatatatATGACCATCACGAGTGCCGAAACGACTGATTTTATGTTTAGCAACTGAAATTCGTTCTTCATTGTTcaaacgattccaaaaatacttgaacgCGCGCTCACCATCGCACCGATTAGCCATTGCGGCATCAATGGAACCGGAAATTCCAGCGAAGAGGACgtgcaatttatttttcaacgaaaagatCCAATAAGCGATTAAAGAGTCACGATtcaggttcatttttttgatagaataCTTAGGAAGTGAACTTAAATCGAACGCCTTGATTTCGTCTTCTAAGCAATATGCACACATGATGGCGAATTTTTGCGTTTCATTCAGTTCGCAAGAAGATAACATCTTGTTAGCAGTCTGTTTATAATCGATCTCGCCGCTTGGAAGCCAAACGCAACAATTCGGGTTAATAGATATATTGCAATATTCCAAGTTGACAGATGAAAAGTCACCggattgaaaatgttttatccATACACCCAATACTTTAGCAACCTTAGCCGTCGCTttcgtaagtattttttcaatagttcgAGGAGTTTTCAATGATTCTACGCCTTTACGCAATCGCAAATCACAATCCAAAGTGTTATATCCGTAAAAGAAAACCTTCTTCTTTTGTGAATAGTGCTCATACAGCATTGGCAGAACTACTTGAATGGATGCTAACTGTTGTAAGCTTGGTAGCGGAATGTGAGAGAAGAAACTATCTTCCTGCATCGGTTCGGATGAGTTGCTTGcattcattttgaattattctggAATAacccaaaagtgaaaattacatTGTAGGTGATAACAAGTAAAAAATATGCGAGATATTTATAGTACATAATATATGCATCGAAAATGGATCTATAGTAATGTAACAGATGACaaggtcaactttttcattCGACTTCCAAGAGAATGAGTCGAGAATTAAGATTGCCTCCACTAGAAATTATTCAAGCAGCGTAATAAATCCCATTTCCGTTTTCATAACTAGTCCCACTTCTCTTTCAATCCCATTCCAAGACGAAAAACCCAGTCCACTTAGCTcccattttcaattcaaacagCACAATGTTCTCAATTCTCATTCTAAGATGGAAAACCCAGCTGAATTTGAATTCCACATCCGAGCGAACTGAACTGAaggaaattttgtttcaaaaactaagaatttcacgagaaaacacataatttatttcattatttttcttccatcaaattttttactttttatttagTCACAAATTGTCAATTCTcgaaattgttaaattttcaaacaaaatagcaaaattgtaaactttccaaaaatttaggtattaaaattgaaattgccaatttttgaaatacataaagtagtcaatttcgaattttcaatgtctaaaaattgaaaaatta is from Planococcus citri chromosome 1, ihPlaCitr1.1, whole genome shotgun sequence and encodes:
- the LOC135849931 gene encoding uncharacterized protein LOC135849931, whose protein sequence is MNASNSSEPMQEDSFFSHIPLPSLQQLASIQVVLPMLYEHYSQKKKVFFYGYNTLDCDLRLRKGVESLKTPRTIEKILTKATAKVAKVLGVWIKHFQSGDFSSVNLEYCNISINPNCCVWLPSGEIDYKQTANKMLSSCELNETQKFAIMCAYCLEDEIKAFDLSSLPKYSIKKMNLNRDSLIAYWIFSLKNKLHVLFAGISGSIDAAMANRCDGERAFKYFWNRLNNEERISVAKHKISRFGTRDGHIYFGQNQLFSMMTSAEQLHLLSTVPDEIIINFWLLVKSPSLVCWAWKYSKNAMTAKQFARVVEKIFQARIGFDKDMQMLIDLWDTAAIQLKTYAAKHLVNVIFSPSQFGDLMPIADYSDFEEDGLTVHEAASKYAKKEYALKFLYKFLSLVNADTRRQLMLNNAIAFGMNIYDPRLMTDVIYLCLPSLKDRLLYKKNITDSPTMSEHCAKNLHRINGIEKFKSQLEVYSIDVKAAQEFTKRVLQSKSLKRSNFFFDADNWSEMSKLIDETFHDDPTSASNLKKQLLSSLFTSCKHYTDWNEEEKIDAMMKIVQQVLTPEELAVEKRRFSQACKSKLQKREFCWHYFEINCFSKLMTWCLGDGEALLKFKKSFSIDKIFHDVIDEVNQNYCNDSEFNDDLLHRLGDFLNWIFPSAEETTKYKLNRLERLDLNEFAMFSHLLDYDEYEYLPELLGWFYDVKPVPSEVYEEFKARIKESF